A stretch of the Mycolicibacterium celeriflavum genome encodes the following:
- a CDS encoding molybdopterin oxidoreductase family protein gives MTDNKRDRIAEPWGTRTPYGKGGHWPERVDMHLVNGLAPEAVDRWVQSASVLHSNGDGLDIAVKDGRIVGIRGRSVDRVNRGRVDTKDLFGWQANASTDRLTTPLVRENGKLVETDWDTAMNRIVGRSKELLDTVGPSAFGFYTSGQLFLEEYYTQGVIAHGAIGTNHVDGNTRLCTATAAEALKESFGCDGQPGSYTDVDHADVIALFGHNVAETQTVLWMRMLDRLAGDDPPAIVCVDPRPTPVAQHATVHLAPMPGTNVALMNGLLHEILRNDWVDHDYVDAHAVGFDELRKRVAEFPPERAAKICDVPAEDIREAARLLGTAHALLSTVLQGFYQSHQATAAAVQVNNIHIVRGMLGRPGCGILQMNGQPTAENTRECGADGDLAGFRNWSNDSHIEELARLWNIDALQIPHYAPPTHAMQMFRYAEQGTLRLLWISATNPAVSLPELRRIRGILGQDRLFVIVQDIFCTETTELADVVLPAAAWGEKTGTFTNADRTVHLSEKAVDPPGAARPDLDIFLDYARRMDFRDNDGAPLPSWTDAESAFEAWKRCSAGRPCDYTALSYDKLRGSGGVQWPCNADSPDGTERLYANGRFWASPEYCEAYGKDLITGAPLEPTEYRAMNPAGKAIIKAAEYISPHEPPRPEYPFALTTGRTLYQFHTRTKTGRVPQLQAAAPEVWVEVSQADAQRLAIAEGDVVEVGTPRGSVTAKARICGIRTGVLFLPFHYGYWDVDADGHHRAANELTITDWDPVSKQPLYKTAAAKLHRINGSTSPAPAPTTAASAPVSVDVDATSGGAVAEATEALTSSETP, from the coding sequence ATGACCGACAACAAACGCGATCGGATCGCCGAACCGTGGGGCACGCGGACGCCTTACGGAAAGGGCGGACACTGGCCTGAACGCGTCGACATGCACCTGGTCAACGGGCTGGCCCCCGAAGCGGTCGACCGATGGGTGCAGTCGGCGTCGGTGCTGCATTCCAACGGTGACGGCCTCGACATCGCCGTGAAAGACGGCCGCATCGTCGGAATCCGCGGCCGGTCCGTTGATCGCGTCAACCGCGGCCGGGTCGATACCAAGGACCTCTTCGGGTGGCAGGCCAACGCCTCCACCGACCGGCTCACCACACCGCTGGTGCGCGAGAACGGCAAGCTGGTCGAAACCGACTGGGACACAGCGATGAACAGGATCGTAGGCCGCAGCAAGGAGCTGCTCGACACGGTGGGTCCGAGCGCATTCGGGTTCTATACCAGCGGCCAACTGTTCCTCGAGGAGTACTACACGCAGGGCGTGATCGCCCACGGTGCGATCGGCACCAACCACGTCGACGGCAACACCCGGCTGTGCACCGCGACCGCCGCCGAGGCGCTCAAGGAATCGTTCGGCTGCGACGGTCAGCCCGGGTCGTACACCGACGTCGACCACGCCGACGTGATCGCCCTTTTCGGGCACAACGTGGCCGAAACCCAAACCGTGTTGTGGATGCGAATGCTCGACCGACTGGCCGGTGATGACCCGCCCGCCATCGTATGCGTCGACCCGCGGCCGACTCCCGTCGCACAGCACGCCACAGTGCATCTCGCGCCAATGCCGGGGACCAACGTGGCGTTGATGAACGGACTGTTGCACGAGATCTTGCGCAACGACTGGGTGGACCACGACTACGTCGACGCCCATGCGGTCGGCTTCGACGAACTGCGAAAGCGGGTGGCCGAGTTCCCACCCGAGCGCGCCGCGAAGATCTGCGATGTGCCCGCCGAGGACATCCGGGAGGCGGCGCGGCTGCTCGGTACCGCGCATGCGCTGCTCTCGACAGTCTTGCAGGGCTTTTACCAGTCCCATCAGGCGACGGCGGCGGCGGTGCAGGTCAACAACATTCACATCGTCCGCGGAATGCTCGGCAGGCCGGGCTGCGGCATCCTGCAGATGAACGGCCAGCCCACGGCGGAGAACACCCGCGAGTGTGGCGCGGACGGTGACCTGGCGGGATTCCGTAACTGGTCCAACGACTCCCACATCGAAGAGCTCGCCCGACTGTGGAACATCGACGCACTGCAGATCCCCCACTACGCGCCGCCGACGCACGCGATGCAGATGTTCCGCTACGCCGAGCAGGGCACGCTTCGGCTGCTGTGGATCAGCGCCACGAACCCCGCCGTATCGCTTCCCGAGCTGCGGCGTATCCGAGGCATTCTGGGCCAGGACCGGCTCTTTGTGATCGTGCAGGACATCTTCTGCACCGAGACGACAGAACTCGCCGACGTGGTCCTCCCTGCCGCAGCGTGGGGTGAGAAGACCGGCACGTTCACCAACGCCGATCGCACCGTTCACCTCTCGGAGAAAGCCGTCGATCCGCCCGGTGCGGCTCGGCCAGACCTGGACATCTTCCTCGACTACGCGCGCCGGATGGACTTCCGCGACAACGACGGCGCCCCGCTGCCGTCGTGGACCGACGCCGAATCGGCGTTCGAAGCATGGAAACGCTGCAGCGCCGGCCGCCCGTGCGACTACACCGCCCTGAGCTACGACAAACTCCGCGGTTCCGGCGGCGTCCAATGGCCTTGCAACGCGGACAGTCCCGACGGCACGGAGCGGCTGTACGCCAACGGCCGGTTCTGGGCCTCACCCGAATACTGCGAGGCCTACGGCAAGGACCTGATCACCGGCGCACCGCTGGAGCCCACCGAGTACCGCGCAATGAATCCGGCAGGCAAGGCGATCATCAAAGCGGCCGAATACATTTCACCGCACGAGCCGCCGCGCCCAGAGTATCCGTTCGCGTTGACCACCGGTCGGACTCTCTACCAGTTCCACACCCGGACCAAAACAGGCCGTGTGCCACAACTGCAGGCCGCAGCACCGGAGGTGTGGGTGGAGGTGTCGCAGGCCGACGCCCAACGGCTGGCCATCGCAGAGGGCGACGTCGTCGAGGTCGGTACCCCGCGCGGCTCGGTCACCGCCAAGGCCCGCATCTGCGGGATCCGCACCGGCGTGCTGTTCCTACCGTTTCACTACGGCTACTGGGATGTCGACGCCGACGGCCATCACCGCGCCGCCAACGAGCTGACCATCACCGACTGGGACCCCGTGTCCAAACAGCCGCTCTACAAGACCGCGGCGGCGAAGCTGCATCGGATAAACGGTTCGACGTCGCCCGCGCCAGCGCCGACCACTGCCGCCTCGGCACCCGTTTCGGTCGACGTCGATGCGACAAGCGGTGGCGCGGTGGCCGAAGCGACTGAAGCCCTGACATCGTCGGAGACACCATGA
- a CDS encoding ArsR/SmtB family transcription factor, whose translation MQTITHSDALSRFGCALSDPTRAEILLMLRDGPGYPSDLADKIGVSRQILSNHLACLRGCGLVIAQPEGRRSRYELADERISHALGDLVGLVLDVDPACCPSAVADDCC comes from the coding sequence ATGCAGACGATCACCCACAGCGATGCGCTGTCGCGGTTCGGTTGCGCGCTGTCGGACCCGACCCGCGCCGAGATCCTGTTGATGTTGCGTGACGGGCCCGGCTATCCCTCGGACCTCGCCGACAAGATCGGCGTCTCCCGCCAGATTCTGTCCAACCACCTGGCTTGTCTGCGCGGCTGCGGCCTGGTGATCGCGCAGCCGGAGGGCCGCCGCAGCCGCTACGAGCTCGCCGACGAGCGAATCTCACACGCGCTCGGCGACCTGGTCGGCCTGGTGCTCGACGTCGATCCGGCCTGCTGCCCGTCCGCGGTCGCCGACGACTGCTGCTGA
- a CDS encoding NAD(+) synthase yields MDFYSAYRHGFVRVAACTHHTALADPRANAESVLRMARDCHDDSVALAVFPELTLSGYSIEDILMQDTLLDAVEDAVLDIVVASADLMPVLVVGAPLRYRHRVYNTAVVIHRGRVLGVAPKSYLPTYREFYERRQMAPGDDVRGAIRMGRGDHWADVPFGPDLLFTATDMPGFVLHVEICEDMFVPIPPSASAALAGATVLANLSGSPITIGRSEDRCLLARSASARCLAAYVYSAAGPGESTTDLAWDGQTMIWENGECLAQSERFPKSEQRSVADVDLERLRSERIRMGTFDDNRRHHGASTESYRRVEFALDPPSGDIGLLRHVERFPFVPSDPQRLEQDCYEAYNIQVAGLEQRLRALDYPKVVLGLSGGLDSTHALIVAARAMDREQRPRSDILAFTMPGFATGDRTKGNALRLAEALGVTFDELDIKSTAELMLKNMDHPFGRGEEVYDVTFENVQAGLRTDYLFRLANQRGGIVLGTGDLSELALGWSTYGVGDQMSHYNVNGGVPKTLIQHLIRWVISSNQFDETVNEVLQSVLDTEISPELIPAGEDEEIQSSESKVGPYVLQDFSLFQVLRFGFRPSKVAFLAWHAWSDPARGDWPTGYPEDNRPAYSLKEIRHWLQVFAQRYYSFAQFKRSALPNGPKVSHGGSLSPRGDWRAPSDMSARTWLDEIEREIPED; encoded by the coding sequence ATGGATTTCTACTCGGCGTACCGGCACGGCTTCGTCCGCGTCGCCGCCTGTACGCACCACACGGCGCTCGCCGACCCGCGCGCCAACGCCGAGTCCGTGCTGCGGATGGCGCGGGACTGTCACGACGACAGTGTCGCGCTCGCGGTCTTCCCGGAGCTGACGCTGTCGGGGTATTCGATCGAAGACATCCTCATGCAGGACACGCTGCTCGATGCGGTCGAAGACGCGGTGCTCGACATCGTCGTGGCCTCGGCCGATCTGATGCCCGTGTTGGTGGTCGGCGCTCCGCTGCGCTACCGGCACCGGGTGTACAACACCGCCGTGGTGATCCACCGCGGGCGCGTGCTCGGCGTGGCGCCGAAGTCTTACCTGCCGACCTACCGCGAGTTCTACGAGCGACGTCAGATGGCGCCCGGCGACGACGTGCGCGGGGCGATCCGGATGGGACGCGGAGACCATTGGGCGGACGTGCCGTTCGGCCCCGACCTGTTGTTCACCGCGACCGACATGCCGGGCTTCGTGTTGCATGTCGAGATCTGCGAGGACATGTTCGTGCCGATTCCGCCGAGCGCGTCGGCGGCATTGGCCGGCGCAACGGTGTTGGCGAACCTGTCGGGGAGCCCGATCACCATCGGCCGATCCGAAGACCGCTGCCTGCTGGCGCGCTCCGCGTCGGCACGCTGCCTGGCCGCGTACGTCTATTCCGCGGCGGGGCCAGGGGAGTCGACCACCGACCTCGCCTGGGACGGCCAGACGATGATCTGGGAGAACGGCGAGTGCCTGGCACAGTCCGAGCGGTTCCCGAAAAGCGAGCAACGCTCGGTCGCCGACGTCGACCTTGAACGGCTGCGCTCCGAACGCATCCGGATGGGCACCTTCGACGACAACCGGCGTCACCACGGCGCGTCGACGGAATCCTACCGGCGGGTGGAGTTTGCGCTCGATCCGCCGTCCGGTGACATCGGGCTGCTTCGGCACGTCGAACGCTTCCCGTTTGTCCCGTCGGATCCCCAACGGCTGGAACAGGATTGCTACGAGGCGTACAACATCCAGGTGGCCGGGCTCGAGCAGCGGTTGCGTGCGCTCGACTATCCCAAGGTCGTGCTCGGGTTGTCCGGTGGCCTGGACTCGACCCACGCGCTGATCGTCGCGGCGCGGGCGATGGATCGCGAACAACGGCCGCGCAGCGACATCCTCGCGTTCACCATGCCGGGGTTCGCCACGGGCGACCGCACCAAGGGCAATGCGCTGCGGTTGGCCGAGGCGTTGGGCGTGACATTCGACGAACTCGACATCAAGTCGACCGCGGAACTGATGCTCAAGAACATGGACCATCCGTTCGGGCGCGGCGAGGAGGTCTACGACGTCACGTTCGAGAACGTGCAAGCCGGGCTTCGCACCGACTACCTGTTCCGGCTGGCCAATCAGCGCGGCGGGATCGTGCTGGGCACCGGCGACCTGTCCGAACTCGCGCTCGGGTGGTCCACCTACGGTGTCGGCGACCAGATGTCGCACTACAACGTCAACGGCGGCGTGCCGAAAACGTTGATTCAGCACCTGATTCGCTGGGTGATCTCGTCCAACCAGTTCGACGAGACCGTCAACGAGGTACTGCAGTCGGTGCTCGACACGGAGATCTCCCCGGAACTGATACCCGCCGGTGAGGACGAGGAGATCCAGAGCAGCGAATCCAAGGTCGGACCCTACGTGCTGCAGGACTTCTCGTTGTTTCAGGTGCTGCGCTTCGGGTTTCGGCCCTCGAAGGTCGCGTTCCTGGCCTGGCACGCCTGGAGCGATCCGGCGCGCGGCGACTGGCCGACCGGCTATCCCGAGGACAACCGGCCGGCGTATTCCCTCAAGGAGATTCGGCACTGGCTACAGGTGTTCGCGCAGCGCTACTACTCCTTCGCCCAGTTCAAGCGGTCGGCGCTGCCCAACGGGCCGAAGGTCTCCCACGGCGGATCGCTCTCGCCACGCGGTGACTGGCGGGCGCCGTCGGACATGTCCGCGCGCACCTGGCTCGACGAGATCGAACGGGAAATCCCCGAGGACTGA
- a CDS encoding cysteine hydrolase family protein, translating into MSPTAVLVIDMMNAYRHPDAEKLAPHVAEIIDPLTRLVDEAHDRDDVDLIYVNDNYGDFSAEFGDIVQSALRGEHPDLVEPIVPRKGCRMLTKVRHSAFYATALAYLLGQLKPERVILTGQVTEQCILYTALDAYVRHFPVVVPPDAVAHIDPELSDAALTMMKSNMSADITPVAECLR; encoded by the coding sequence ATGAGTCCGACCGCTGTGCTGGTCATCGACATGATGAACGCCTACCGCCATCCCGACGCCGAGAAGTTGGCTCCGCACGTCGCCGAAATCATCGACCCGCTGACCCGGCTCGTCGACGAGGCCCACGATCGCGACGACGTGGACCTCATCTACGTCAACGACAACTACGGCGATTTCAGCGCGGAGTTCGGCGATATCGTGCAGTCGGCGCTGCGCGGTGAGCACCCCGACCTGGTCGAGCCGATCGTCCCCCGCAAGGGTTGCCGGATGCTCACCAAAGTGCGCCACAGCGCCTTCTACGCCACCGCGCTGGCGTACTTACTGGGCCAACTGAAGCCCGAGCGGGTGATCCTCACCGGCCAGGTCACGGAGCAGTGCATCCTCTACACCGCGCTGGACGCCTACGTCCGGCATTTTCCGGTCGTCGTGCCCCCGGATGCGGTCGCCCACATCGACCCGGAACTCAGCGACGCGGCGCTGACCATGATGAAGAGCAATATGAGCGCCGACATCACTCCCGTCGCAGAGTGTTTGCGGTAG
- a CDS encoding methyltransferase family protein → MPIVSLVLFVVFAALGFGWRSWRQRRRTGSTGFRGISGRPLSPEWFAGVGFVVAMAAAVFAPILQLAGMVAPLEVLDRPWLNVIGIVLAVVGIGATLYAQFDMGDSWRIGVDASETTTLIRSGVFGRVRNPIFTAMMIFGFGIALVTPNLVAVVGFALLVATIEAQVRVVEEPYLLATHGDSYRDYLAAVGRFVPGVGREM, encoded by the coding sequence ATGCCGATCGTCTCACTCGTGCTCTTCGTGGTGTTCGCCGCGCTCGGATTCGGTTGGCGCAGTTGGCGACAGCGGCGCCGCACCGGATCGACGGGATTCCGCGGCATCAGTGGGCGACCGCTGTCGCCCGAGTGGTTCGCCGGGGTGGGATTCGTCGTCGCGATGGCCGCCGCCGTGTTCGCGCCGATCCTGCAGCTCGCCGGCATGGTCGCGCCGTTGGAGGTTCTCGACCGGCCGTGGCTGAATGTCATCGGCATCGTGCTCGCCGTGGTCGGCATCGGCGCGACGCTCTACGCGCAGTTCGACATGGGCGACTCGTGGCGGATCGGCGTCGACGCGAGCGAGACCACGACTCTGATCCGCAGCGGCGTGTTCGGCCGGGTGCGTAACCCGATCTTCACCGCGATGATGATCTTCGGCTTCGGAATCGCGTTGGTCACACCGAATCTCGTAGCGGTTGTCGGCTTCGCGCTTCTCGTCGCGACGATCGAGGCGCAGGTGCGTGTCGTCGAAGAGCCGTATCTGCTCGCGACGCACGGCGACAGTTACCGTGACTACCTCGCGGCCGTCGGCCGGTTCGTGCCGGGCGTAGGCCGGGAAATGTGA
- a CDS encoding cation transporter: MPATTRREVLARRIRWLVTATITYNVIEAVVALAEGARVSSSALIGFGLDSVVEVASAAAVAWQFSARDPQTREKAALRFIAFSFFALAAYVAVDAVLALTGRGEAAPSLVGIVLAALSLAIMPVLSLAQRRAGREFGSTSAVADSKQTLLCTYLSAILLGGLLLNSLLGWSWADPVAALGIAVIAVREGIEAWRGDPCCA; encoded by the coding sequence ATGCCCGCCACCACCCGGCGCGAGGTGCTCGCCCGCCGCATCCGATGGCTGGTGACGGCCACCATCACCTACAACGTCATCGAGGCCGTCGTCGCGCTGGCCGAGGGCGCCCGGGTGTCGTCGTCAGCGCTGATCGGGTTCGGGCTGGATTCAGTCGTCGAAGTCGCCTCGGCGGCGGCCGTCGCCTGGCAGTTCTCGGCGCGTGACCCACAGACGCGGGAAAAGGCGGCGCTGCGCTTCATCGCGTTCTCGTTCTTCGCCCTCGCGGCATACGTCGCCGTCGACGCGGTGCTCGCGCTGACCGGCCGCGGCGAGGCTGCACCGTCGCTGGTCGGCATCGTCCTCGCCGCCCTGAGCCTGGCGATCATGCCCGTGCTGTCCCTGGCGCAGCGGCGCGCCGGCCGTGAGTTCGGGTCGACGTCGGCGGTCGCCGACTCCAAGCAGACGCTGTTGTGCACCTACCTGTCGGCGATCCTGCTGGGGGGGCTGCTGCTCAACAGCCTGCTCGGCTGGTCGTGGGCCGATCCGGTCGCGGCGCTGGGCATCGCGGTGATCGCGGTTCGCGAAGGTATCGAGGCCTGGCGCGGCGACCCGTGCTGCGCGTGA